The genome window GCAATATGGTTATCAGAAAAGAGCATTAATGTAGCACCATTAAAGTCCCCTTTTATATCTGACTGGATGATAAAGTGGGTGCTCTCATATTTTGAAACCAGCTTTAGAAGTTCCTTTACCTCTATCAGCTGAATATCCGGCACTTTAAGTAATACTTTATCTTTAGCAATGGCTGCAAAAGAATCTGCTGCACGTGCCAGCCCGATATTAAGGATCTCCTTAATTATATCGCGTTCAAGTTCAGTTACGTGAGGTTCCGTAATGTTTGTCATGCTAATTAAATTTTTACTCTCCAGCTAATACCTGCCTTCTGCTCACAAAGTACCGCGTTACCGCAGGCACATCCAGCACCAGGCAAACTTTACCAGAACCAAGTAATGTTACACCGCCATACAAATCAACAGCATCTAGGGGCTTGCTCAGTGGTTTAACCACTATGTCCTGCTGCCTGTATAGTTTATCTACAATTAAACCAAGTTTCCTGTTGTTGTAAGATACAATAATAATATTCTGCACCATGCCGTTTAACCGGGTCTTGTCACCCAGGTTCATGTCCTGCTCATTTACGTTCAGGAGCTCATGCAGGTAAACAACTGTTATTGTCTCACCTAAAATATCCGCTACCAATACACCACCTACTTCGTGCAGTTCATCTACTTCCAGGGCCACCACCTGTTCGGTATGTATAAGCGGAATCGCATAAAATATTTTGTCTACTTCAAAAAGAAGAGCACCTTTTACCGCTATCGAAGTTGGTAGCTGAAGTGTAAAGGTGGTACCTTTTCCCTTTACAGATTCTATCCTGATTCTGCCGCCAATAGAATCTACCGCATTTTTTACTACATCGAGACCAACCCCTCTGCCAGAAAATTCGGTTACTTCTTTAGCTAACGAGAAACCAGGTTCAAACAAATAAGAAAGTGCTTCAGTATCTGAAAGGTGCTCTACAGTACTGGCCGGTAACATATGTCTGTCTACAATGGCTTTGCGTACCTGTAGCAGGTCTATACCTTTTCCATCATCTGTTAGCTGAATAATTACGTTTTCACGGTCGTTACGAGCTATCAGAGATAAATTTCCCTGGCGTGGCTTATTCTTTTTAATTCGGTTCTCTGGTTTTTCTATACCATGGGTAATGGCGTTACGAACCAGATGTAACAACGAGTCTGTGATGATCTGAAGTATATTCCTGTCGATTTGAATATCGTGGCCAGCTAGAGTTAGATCAACAGTCTTATTCTCGGCTGTGGCAATATCACGAACAATTCTTGGGAATTTATTGAAAAGTGAGCCTATACTTACCAGGCGCGCATCCATGATGCTGTACTGCAGATCTTCCGTAATTCGGTTCAGGTGAGAACTTACGTTTTTAAGCTCATCATTTTCCAGTTCACGGCTGATGGATACAATACGGTCGCGGTCAATTACCAGCTCCCCTACCAGGTTAAGCAAATGGTCCAGCTTTTTAATCTGGATATAAACCAGCTCAGACAGAGACAGGTTTTTTGAAGTGTTGTATCGTTGAACTTTAGCTAGCTCGATTGTACTATCCGAGAGGTTGTCAACTATAATGTCGAGGTTACGGAGCAGTACCGGATCAGGATCGCCATAGTTCTCATTATCGATGTTATGGATCAACTCACCCAGTAAGTCTATACCTTCAAACAAAACAGTTACCACTTCATCGCTGAAGCTGAGCTCTTTGTTACGGATAAGGCTGAAAGCTGTCTCTAATTTGTGTGATACATCGGAGATCTTCAGGTACCCGATAGCTTTTGCGTTAGCTTTCAGGTTATGGAGTAAACGGAATATCTCCGCCAGGATCTGATCATCCTGCGGTCGTTTTTCCAGATCGCTGATATGCCTGTTAAGAGCATCAAAATACTCCAGCGCCTCTGCAATAAATATTTCTTTATATTCCTGTTCTCTCGATTTCATATCGTGTCGCCGGCAACGCCGACGGTGTTTTGACTTGCCACATAACTGTTTATGAAATGTGGTATTTCAGATAGTGGCAAAACATGTTGCGTTACACCACTTTCTATTACAGACTTAGCCATTCCAAAAATATCTGAAGAAGCTTCATCCTGGGCAATAACCAATCCGCCCCTTTTATAAATGGTTGTGGCACCAGCAGTACCATCCTTTCCCATTCCGGTTAATATTACACCAAGCACCCTTTTCACATTACTGTTCGCTACCGACTGCATCAACAGGTCAATAGAGGGCTGGTCAAAATTTTCAGCAACGTCATCCGAAAAACTGATCTTATAACCTTCAGTATTCCCGATGATTGACTGTATTTCCATGTTCCGCCCGCCTGGCGCAACTATCAATTTATTGGGTTTTAGTATCGCACCTTGTCTGCCTTCACGCACTTTTAGCCTTGTATGGTTTTGTAAGCGCTCAGCCAAAGACTTTGTAAAACCAGAAGGCAAATGCACTGCTACCAATACAGCTGCATTCAGGTCATTATCTAACTGCTTTACTATAAACTCAATGGCCTTTGTACCACCTGTAGATGCACCTATAACTATAACTGTATCTACCAGAGGCTTTGGTGTTATAGTTTCGGCAGACAAATTTTCTACCTGATCCTTCAGTTGAGCCAGTCTGCGGTGCACGTCCCAATTTATTGTTTGCCTTACTGCCCTGATTTTAAAAGCAAGTTCAGCGGCTATACTTCTGTAATCCGGGAAACGCTTTTGTTCGGGTTTCAGTACAATGGCATAAACGCCTAGTGCTGTTACTTCCTGTACAAATTCCAGTGTTAGCTGCTCACGTTTTACAAGCAAAACAATTGGTGTAGGTGCTTCACTGAAAATGCGCTTCAAAGTAAAAAAACTTTTATTCTGAGGCAGATCACAGTTAACAAGTACTACGTGCGGCTCATTTTCCTTCAGAGTTTTAAGTAATTCGTCACCGTCTTTTGCAAAACCAGCAACAAAAATATCTTTCTCCTCATTCAGGGTCGACTCCAGCACCAGCCGGGTATGACTCGACTGGGCTGCAATCAATACTCTAATCTCTTTTGCTGAATGCAGCATAAATTGTAAAAGGACCTAAGCAGCTAAAAGAATTTATTCTTCTTTCAGTGCCTGGCTAACTACTTCTAAAACTTTTTCTTCAGAGAACGGCTTCACAATGTAAGAAAGAGCACCATATTCCAGCGCTTCATTCACGATCACTTCCTGACCTACGGCACTAACTATAACAACTTTCATGTCCGGCTGATCAGCTTTTATGCCTTTCAGTACATCCAGACCAGTATTATCCGGCAAAATAACATCCAGTGTAACCAGATCAGGTTTTGTTTCCTTTGCCAGTTCCAGGGCTGTTTGTCCGTTTGGTGCTTCGCCTACAATTTCGTAGCCTGCGTCCGTCAGCATGTTCTTTAACATGGTGCGCATGTAGAAAGAATCATCTACAATTAATATTCTCTTCATAATTTCTGTAGTTGCTTATGTCTTAGTTTGATAACTGCTTCACTTCGTCACTGGAAAGTATCTTATACATGTCCAGCACAATAATCAACCGGTTATCTACTTTCGCTATACCTTCAATATAATTTTCCTGCACGGCTATATCCTGCAGGAAAGAAGGTGTTTTATCAATTTTTGAAACGGCTAAGTTAAGTGACTGTGGTACTTCCTTCACTACCACACCAATGCTGTAATCTTTAGCTTCAATCACTAAAGTATAAGTAACATTGCTGTCAGTAGCTGAATTATCCGGACGTATACCAAAACGCTCTTCCAGATCCATGATGGCTATAATATCACCCCGGATGTTGGCTACCCCTTTCACAAAGTCAGGTGTGCGGGGCATGTGCGTTATACTTGGCGTTACAGTAACTTCCTTAACCTGCTCTATTTTAATGCCATAAAATTCTGCTCCAAGCTTAAAAACGATCAGATGCAGCAGCGGCTCATTTACATTTACCTTCGCTGCTTCTTCCGTTTCTTTGCCGTTAACAGCAATAGCATCTTGTGCAGGCACTGCATTATCCAGTGCCTTCTCTTTTTTAGTCGGCATAATTGGTTTAATTGCTGTTACCTAATCTGTTACTTCTGCCTGTAATCTGTGTTCTCGCAGCAGTACGCTTCATCGAACCATTATTATTGGCAGGTATAGAAGTCATACGCTTTGGTTTGTTATGGTTAAAGATGATGTTACCATCTATCAGCTTGAAGGCAGAGATACTGATCTGCAGATCGGCTGCAATGTCGTTCAGGTTCTGAGACGATGAAGTAAGTTCCTGCATCGAAGTTGAAAGCTGCTTGGCTGTACTTGCTACCTGCTGTGTACCAGAGGCTGTCTGTTCAGCAATTGCTACCACTTCTTCCACATACTTCACTACGTCTCCGATGGATGATTTCTGAACTTCCGTAGCCGTTAAGATATCCTGTGCAGTACGAAGCGTTTCACCACTTGATGCAGCAATATTTTTAAAGGCGCTGGATGCTTCAAATGTTGCATTCTTTCCTTTTAATACGCGGCCTTCCATGGTCGAGATCGCTGTTGCAGCAGAGGCTGTATCTTTCTTCACGTCTTCTACCAGTGTAGCAATCTCACTTGCAGACTTACGTGAACCTTCCGCCAGCTTTCTGATCTCTTCAGCTACCACCGCAAAACCACGTCCTGCTTCACCTGCTCTGGCCGCCTCAATGGCAGCGTTAAGTGCAAGTAGGTTAGTTTGTGCGGCAATGTCTGTGATCACACCAAGTGACTTTGATATCTCCTGAGAACGAGTACTTAATACTTCAATCGTTTTAGCAGTAAGCGCCGCAGAGCTTGAAATCTCTTCCATGTTCTTCACCACTTCCGCAACTGTCTTTAGACCAATCTGAGAGCTTTCCTCACCAAGTAATGCTGTTTTGTTCACTACTTCGGCACGGTTGGCAGTCTCTTTAGTACCTTTCATGATCTCTTCGATCAGTTTAAAGGCCTGGTCTGTTTTTAACGCTTGGTTCTGTGCACCTTCTGCCATTTGCTGCATTGCTAAGGCCACATCCAGTGTCACTTTGTTCATGTCCAGACCTTTGGTAGCCATTTCTTCAGAAGAAGAACCTACTACTAAAGATGAGTCGTTGATTTCACCTAGTAACGCATTCAGGTTATCAACCGCCAGGTTAAGCGCATTCGCCATATCCTGGATATCACCGGCAGTCTGTATCTCAGCTTTCTGAGTCAAATCACCTTCAGAGATCGCACGTACTACACGAGATACTTCCAGTACCGGCGTTACGATTGATTCTAACAGGTCATTTAGTGTATCAACAAGCTCTTTCCAGCTGCCACCCACACCAAGTACAGTTGCACGCTCAGTAAGTTTACCTTCCACACCCGCAACTCTTGCCACACGAGATACCTCACCGGCTAGTCTGTTCAGGTCAACCACCATGGTATTGATTGTTTCAGCTAGTTCTGCAACTTCACCACGGGCTTCTAAGCTTAATTTCTGGGTTAGGTCACCTTTTGATACTGCTGTTACTACTTTTACGATGCCTCGTACCTGTGTTGTAAGGTTAGAAGCCATGGTATTCACATTGTCGGTAAGATCTTTCCAGGTACCGGCAACACCAATAACTCTCGCCTGGCCTCCTAGTTTACCTTCTGTACCTACTTCACGTGCCACACGAGTTACCTCACTGGCAAATGAACCAAGCTGATCCACCATTATATTGATCACGTCTTTGATCTGCAGGATCTCTCCACGCACATCCACCGTGATTTTCTGAGTTAAGTCGCCACTTGCAATAGCAGTTGCCACTTTAGATACGTCACGTAACTGAACAGTAAGGTTACCGGCCATCGCATTTACGTTATCTGTCAGTTCTTTCCAGGTTCCGCCTACGTTTGGCACTACTGCCTGACCACCCAGTTTACCTTCTGTACCTACTTCAAGCGCTACACGGGTTACCTCACCGGCAAATATGTTCAGGGAATCTACCATCTGGTTGATGTTCTCTTTAAGTAAGAGCATCTCCCCTTTTACATCCACCGTAATTTTTTGAGTTAAGTCACCTTTCGCAACCGCTGTAGATACGTTGGCAATGTCACGCACCTGCTGGGTAAGGTTGGCAGCCATGGTGTTCACATGGTCAGTTAAGTCTTTCCAAACACCAGCCACGTTAGGTACTATAGCCTGTCCGCCTAGTTTACCTTCCGTACCCACTTCACGAGCCACGCGGGTTACCTCATCTGCGAAGATGTTCAGCGAGTCCACCATCTGGTTAAGGTTACCTTTCAGGTCAGCAAGCTCGCCTTTTACATTAACTGTGATCTTCTGGCTCAGGTCACCTTTTGCCACCGCAGTCGCAACATTTGCAATGTCACGCACCTGGCTTGTAAGGTTTGAAGCCATGTAGTTTACGTTGTCGGTAAGGTCTTTCCATACACCACCAACGTTCGGTACATTTGCTTGGCCACCCAGTATACCTTCAGTGCCTACCTCACGTGCCACACGCGATACTTCCGCGCCAAACACATTCAGTCGGTCCACCATTTCATTCAATATATCCTTCAGGTCACCCAGCTCACCTTTCACATCCACAGAAACTTTCTGAGTTAAGTCACCTTTCGCAACCGCGGTTGCTACGTTGGCGATATCTCGTACCTGAAGTGTTAAGTTAGAAGCCATCAGGTTTACATTCTCTGTAAGCTCCTTCCAGGTTCCTTCTACTTTCGGCACATTTGCCTGGCCACCCAGTTTTCCTTCTGTACCTACTTCTCTCGCCACACGAGTTACCTCACCAGCGAAAATGTTCAGGGAATCCACCATCTGGTTGATGTTCTCTTTCAGGTCGGCCATCTCACCTTTCACGTTTACCGTGATCTTCTGAGTTAAGTCGCCTTTTGCAACCGCTGTAGATACGTTGGCAATGTCACGCACCTGAGAAGTCAGGTTGCTGGCCATTGTGTTCACGTTATCAGTCAGTTCTTTCCATACACCACCTACATTAGGCACTTTGGCTTGTCCGCCCAGTTTACCTTCTGTACCCACTTCACGTGCCACACGGGTTACCTCGTCTGCGAAGATGTTCAGTGAGTCCACCATCTGGTTCATGTTGTCCTTCAGCTGGGCAAATTCACCGCGAACATCCACCGAAATTTTCTGAGCAAGGTTACCTTTTGCCACGGCAGTTGCCACGTTCGAGATATCTCGTACCTGCAAGGTCAGGTTGGCAGCCATGGTATTCACATTATCGGTAAGGTCTTTCCATACACCGGCTACGTTTGGTACCGAAGCCTGGCCTCCTAGTTTACCTTCTGTACCCACTTCAAGTGCCACACGGGTTACCTCACCGGCGAACAGGTTCAGGTTATCGATGGTACGGTTTATAGTTTCGGCCATCACCTTAAAGTCACCTGATACCGGGATCTGGAATGTTTCATCCAGGTTACCGCGCGAGATGTTTTTAAGTACTTTACCTACTTCTAGTACCGGTACCGCAATCGAATCCACAAGACCGTTGATGTTGTTGATCATGTCCTTCCAGAAACCGGAAGCGTTCTCAGCAGAAGCACGGGCTTTCAGGTTACCCTCCACACCGGCTACTTTCGAGATACGTGACACCTCGCCACCCACACCACCGATCATTTCCACCATCGAGTTGTAAGCTTCTGCTATCTCGGCAAAAATGTCGTTATTCTG of Pontibacter deserti contains these proteins:
- a CDS encoding chemotaxis protein CheB, which produces MLHSAKEIRVLIAAQSSHTRLVLESTLNEEKDIFVAGFAKDGDELLKTLKENEPHVVLVNCDLPQNKSFFTLKRIFSEAPTPIVLLVKREQLTLEFVQEVTALGVYAIVLKPEQKRFPDYRSIAAELAFKIRAVRQTINWDVHRRLAQLKDQVENLSAETITPKPLVDTVIVIGASTGGTKAIEFIVKQLDNDLNAAVLVAVHLPSGFTKSLAERLQNHTRLKVREGRQGAILKPNKLIVAPGGRNMEIQSIIGNTEGYKISFSDDVAENFDQPSIDLLMQSVANSNVKRVLGVILTGMGKDGTAGATTIYKRGGLVIAQDEASSDIFGMAKSVIESGVTQHVLPLSEIPHFINSYVASQNTVGVAGDTI
- a CDS encoding chemotaxis protein CheW, which encodes MPTKKEKALDNAVPAQDAIAVNGKETEEAAKVNVNEPLLHLIVFKLGAEFYGIKIEQVKEVTVTPSITHMPRTPDFVKGVANIRGDIIAIMDLEERFGIRPDNSATDSNVTYTLVIEAKDYSIGVVVKEVPQSLNLAVSKIDKTPSFLQDIAVQENYIEGIAKVDNRLIIVLDMYKILSSDEVKQLSN
- a CDS encoding chemotaxis protein CheA, with translation MKSREQEYKEIFIAEALEYFDALNRHISDLEKRPQDDQILAEIFRLLHNLKANAKAIGYLKISDVSHKLETAFSLIRNKELSFSDEVVTVLFEGIDLLGELIHNIDNENYGDPDPVLLRNLDIIVDNLSDSTIELAKVQRYNTSKNLSLSELVYIQIKKLDHLLNLVGELVIDRDRIVSISRELENDELKNVSSHLNRITEDLQYSIMDARLVSIGSLFNKFPRIVRDIATAENKTVDLTLAGHDIQIDRNILQIITDSLLHLVRNAITHGIEKPENRIKKNKPRQGNLSLIARNDRENVIIQLTDDGKGIDLLQVRKAIVDRHMLPASTVEHLSDTEALSYLFEPGFSLAKEVTEFSGRGVGLDVVKNAVDSIGGRIRIESVKGKGTTFTLQLPTSIAVKGALLFEVDKIFYAIPLIHTEQVVALEVDELHEVGGVLVADILGETITVVYLHELLNVNEQDMNLGDKTRLNGMVQNIIIVSYNNRKLGLIVDKLYRQQDIVVKPLSKPLDAVDLYGGVTLLGSGKVCLVLDVPAVTRYFVSRRQVLAGE
- a CDS encoding response regulator is translated as MKRILIVDDSFYMRTMLKNMLTDAGYEIVGEAPNGQTALELAKETKPDLVTLDVILPDNTGLDVLKGIKADQPDMKVVIVSAVGQEVIVNEALEYGALSYIVKPFSEEKVLEVVSQALKEE
- a CDS encoding HAMP domain-containing protein encodes the protein MALGKNLKLSKDKLISDVEGSTAKTPVPKEGNGNKKATSTAIADAPGATIAVDGAPAEKPATPTKKPINGSNGGDIRITDEKLLQSPDYINEQLYKVLYALDAFKKGDISVRLTKQNNDIFAEIAEAYNSMVEMIGGVGGEVSRISKVAGVEGNLKARASAENASGFWKDMINNINGLVDSIAVPVLEVGKVLKNISRGNLDETFQIPVSGDFKVMAETINRTIDNLNLFAGEVTRVALEVGTEGKLGGQASVPNVAGVWKDLTDNVNTMAANLTLQVRDISNVATAVAKGNLAQKISVDVRGEFAQLKDNMNQMVDSLNIFADEVTRVAREVGTEGKLGGQAKVPNVGGVWKELTDNVNTMASNLTSQVRDIANVSTAVAKGDLTQKITVNVKGEMADLKENINQMVDSLNIFAGEVTRVAREVGTEGKLGGQANVPKVEGTWKELTENVNLMASNLTLQVRDIANVATAVAKGDLTQKVSVDVKGELGDLKDILNEMVDRLNVFGAEVSRVAREVGTEGILGGQANVPNVGGVWKDLTDNVNYMASNLTSQVRDIANVATAVAKGDLSQKITVNVKGELADLKGNLNQMVDSLNIFADEVTRVAREVGTEGKLGGQAIVPNVAGVWKDLTDHVNTMAANLTQQVRDIANVSTAVAKGDLTQKITVDVKGEMLLLKENINQMVDSLNIFAGEVTRVALEVGTEGKLGGQAVVPNVGGTWKELTDNVNAMAGNLTVQLRDVSKVATAIASGDLTQKITVDVRGEILQIKDVINIMVDQLGSFASEVTRVAREVGTEGKLGGQARVIGVAGTWKDLTDNVNTMASNLTTQVRGIVKVVTAVSKGDLTQKLSLEARGEVAELAETINTMVVDLNRLAGEVSRVARVAGVEGKLTERATVLGVGGSWKELVDTLNDLLESIVTPVLEVSRVVRAISEGDLTQKAEIQTAGDIQDMANALNLAVDNLNALLGEINDSSLVVGSSSEEMATKGLDMNKVTLDVALAMQQMAEGAQNQALKTDQAFKLIEEIMKGTKETANRAEVVNKTALLGEESSQIGLKTVAEVVKNMEEISSSAALTAKTIEVLSTRSQEISKSLGVITDIAAQTNLLALNAAIEAARAGEAGRGFAVVAEEIRKLAEGSRKSASEIATLVEDVKKDTASAATAISTMEGRVLKGKNATFEASSAFKNIAASSGETLRTAQDILTATEVQKSSIGDVVKYVEEVVAIAEQTASGTQQVASTAKQLSTSMQELTSSSQNLNDIAADLQISISAFKLIDGNIIFNHNKPKRMTSIPANNNGSMKRTAARTQITGRSNRLGNSN